One part of the Marinobacterium rhizophilum genome encodes these proteins:
- a CDS encoding aspartate aminotransferase family protein: MAATPIMNTYNRLSVAFDHGAGAWLYDTDGNKYLDALSGIAVCGLGHSHPAVTHAISEQASRLIHTSNLYTVPLQERLAERLCALSGMDSVFFGNSGAEANEAAIKLARRYGHQKGIDNPAIIVMENSFHGRTLATLSATGNRAVQVGFEPLVSGFVRAPYDDIDAIRTIAANNPNVVAILVEPVQGEAGIRIPADDYLNQLRSICDEQEWLLMLDEVQTGNGRSGKYFAFQHNGILPDVVTTAKGLGNGVPIGACLAAGKAATILSPGTHGSTYGGNPLACAAALAVVDTIQDENLCQRAEQLGARICDGFRAQLGDSDYIREIRNKGLMIAIELTEAGTELAVLAKVKGILLNVTGGGRVVRLLPPLIMSDSEADLLVNTLSKLIQIYAADEREI; encoded by the coding sequence ATGGCAGCTACGCCTATCATGAATACATATAACAGGCTCTCGGTTGCCTTCGACCACGGCGCAGGCGCCTGGCTGTACGACACAGACGGCAACAAGTACCTGGATGCACTGTCCGGCATCGCGGTATGCGGCCTGGGCCACAGCCATCCCGCCGTTACCCATGCCATCAGTGAACAGGCCTCACGACTGATTCACACATCCAACCTCTATACGGTGCCGCTGCAGGAGCGCCTGGCTGAGCGCCTGTGCGCCCTGTCCGGCATGGACAGCGTGTTTTTCGGCAATTCCGGCGCCGAGGCCAATGAAGCTGCGATCAAGCTGGCACGTCGCTACGGCCACCAGAAAGGCATCGACAACCCGGCCATTATTGTCATGGAAAACTCCTTCCATGGCCGTACACTCGCCACCCTGAGCGCCACCGGCAACCGTGCTGTCCAGGTAGGCTTCGAGCCCCTGGTCAGCGGCTTTGTGCGCGCCCCCTACGACGATATCGACGCCATTCGCACCATCGCCGCCAACAACCCCAATGTGGTTGCCATCCTGGTGGAACCGGTACAGGGCGAAGCGGGCATCCGCATCCCCGCCGACGATTACCTCAATCAGCTGCGCAGCATCTGCGATGAACAGGAATGGTTGCTGATGCTGGATGAAGTCCAGACCGGCAACGGCCGCAGCGGCAAGTACTTTGCGTTTCAGCACAACGGCATTCTGCCGGATGTAGTGACGACAGCCAAAGGCCTGGGCAATGGCGTGCCAATTGGTGCTTGTCTGGCCGCAGGCAAAGCTGCCACTATTCTGTCTCCCGGCACCCATGGTTCCACCTATGGCGGCAACCCGCTGGCCTGCGCCGCGGCACTGGCCGTGGTTGATACCATTCAGGATGAAAACCTGTGCCAGCGCGCCGAGCAGCTGGGCGCACGCATTTGCGATGGCTTTCGCGCCCAGCTGGGCGACTCGGACTATATTCGGGAAATTCGCAACAAGGGCCTGATGATCGCCATCGAGCTGACGGAAGCCGGCACCGAGCTTGCCGTGCTGGCCAAGGTCAAGGGCATCTTGCTGAATGTGACCGGCGGCGGACGTGTCGTTAGACTGCTGCCTCCCCTGATTATGAGCGATAGCGAAGCAGACCTGCTGGTCAACACGCTGTCAAAACTGATCCAGATCTATGCGGCTGACGAGCGGGAAATCTAA
- the argF gene encoding ornithine carbamoyltransferase: MSTRHFLTLKDLSSDELKKLIVRAGELKKMRNDGVVYEPLQNHVMAMIFEKASTRTRVSFEAGMAQLGGHAMFLSSRDTQLGRGEPVEDSARVISSMVDVVMIRTFSHETVETFAQYSRVPVINALTDDYHPCQLLADMQAYHEHRGSIQGKTAVWIGDGNNMCNSYINAAALLDFRLHICCPEGFEPMQSLLEEHGDRIQLFRDPQEAVRGSDLIATDVWASMGQEDEQRMRERKFVGFQVSPALMDLANPDAVFLHCLPAHRGEEISEDMLDDPRSIVFDEAENRLHAQKALLEFLLVK; this comes from the coding sequence ATGAGCACGAGACATTTTTTAACACTCAAAGACCTCTCCTCCGATGAGCTGAAAAAGCTCATCGTGCGGGCTGGCGAACTAAAAAAAATGCGCAATGACGGTGTCGTTTACGAACCGCTGCAGAACCACGTCATGGCGATGATTTTCGAAAAGGCCTCGACGCGCACCCGCGTATCCTTCGAGGCCGGCATGGCACAGCTGGGTGGGCACGCCATGTTCCTGTCGTCGCGGGACACGCAGCTGGGTCGCGGCGAACCGGTCGAAGACAGTGCCCGGGTAATCTCGAGCATGGTGGATGTGGTCATGATCCGCACCTTCAGCCACGAGACCGTTGAGACCTTCGCCCAGTACTCCCGGGTGCCGGTCATCAACGCCCTGACGGACGACTACCACCCCTGCCAGCTGCTGGCGGACATGCAGGCGTACCATGAACATCGCGGCTCCATCCAGGGCAAGACAGCGGTCTGGATCGGCGACGGCAACAACATGTGTAACTCCTACATCAACGCCGCCGCCCTGCTCGACTTCCGCCTGCACATCTGCTGCCCGGAAGGCTTTGAGCCCATGCAGTCTTTGCTTGAAGAGCACGGCGATCGCATCCAGCTGTTCCGCGATCCCCAGGAAGCCGTGCGCGGCAGCGACCTGATCGCGACCGACGTCTGGGCCTCCATGGGCCAGGAAGACGAGCAGCGCATGCGCGAGCGCAAGTTTGTCGGCTTCCAGGTCAGCCCCGCGCTGATGGACCTGGCCAACCCGGATGCCGTTTTCCTGCATTGCCTGCCGGCCCACCGGGGCGAGGAAATCAGCGAAGACATGCTCGACGACCCCCGCTCCATCGTGTTCGACGAAGCGGAAAACCGCCTGCACGCCCAAAAGGCGCTGCTGGAGTTCCTGCTGGTCAAGTAA
- a CDS encoding LysR family transcriptional regulator has product MVELRHLKTLAALRDAGSLVEAAERVHLTQSALSHQIKDLEERLSCSLFIRKTKPICFTSSGQRLLALADDVLPMIRNAERDIARLAGGEAGRLNICIECHSCFEWLMPTIDHFRQHWPEVEMDLSSGFSFQPLPALARGDLDLVITSDPESRNGITYVPLFSYESVLAIAKQHRLVARRYIHAEDLARETLITYPVDHGKLDIFNHFLDPASIDPAEIRTAELTVMILQLVASGRGVSALPNWAIHEYLERDYIASRPLGDKGVWCTLYAAIREDQKSSEFMVDFLNTAKEVSFRNLSGIKTA; this is encoded by the coding sequence ATGGTGGAACTAAGGCATCTGAAGACTCTGGCAGCCCTGCGCGACGCCGGCAGCCTGGTCGAGGCCGCTGAGCGGGTTCACCTGACCCAATCCGCCCTGTCTCATCAGATCAAGGACCTTGAAGAGCGCCTGAGCTGCTCGCTGTTTATCCGTAAAACCAAGCCTATCTGCTTTACCTCGTCCGGCCAGCGCCTGCTGGCGCTGGCCGATGATGTCCTGCCCATGATCCGCAATGCCGAGCGGGACATCGCACGCCTGGCGGGCGGTGAAGCCGGCCGGCTGAATATCTGCATCGAGTGCCACAGCTGCTTTGAATGGCTGATGCCGACCATCGACCATTTCCGCCAGCACTGGCCGGAAGTCGAGATGGACCTGTCCAGCGGCTTCAGTTTTCAGCCACTGCCGGCACTGGCCCGGGGCGACCTGGATCTGGTCATCACATCCGACCCCGAAAGCCGTAACGGCATCACCTATGTTCCGCTGTTCAGCTACGAGTCCGTGCTGGCCATCGCCAAGCAGCATCGACTGGTGGCCCGGCGCTATATCCATGCCGAAGACCTCGCCCGGGAAACCCTGATCACCTACCCGGTGGATCACGGCAAGCTGGATATCTTCAACCACTTTCTGGACCCGGCCAGCATCGACCCCGCCGAAATTCGCACCGCCGAGCTGACTGTGATGATCCTGCAACTGGTCGCCAGTGGCCGGGGGGTATCCGCACTGCCCAACTGGGCGATTCACGAGTACCTGGAGCGCGACTATATCGCCTCCCGGCCCCTGGGGGACAAGGGCGTCTGGTGTACCCTCTATGCCGCCATCCGTGAAGACCAGAAGTCATCCGAGTTCATGGTGGACTTTCTCAATACCGCCAAGGAAGTCTCGTTTCGCAATCTCAGCGGCATCAAAACCGCCTGA
- a CDS encoding carboxymuconolactone decarboxylase family protein → MSKEDRENGLRVRTEVMGEAFVSRAMAGASDFTQPMQDWLNEHAWGSTWQREGLPRQTRSLVTIAMLAALKAPTELKGHVHGALRNGCSVTDIQEVLLQSLIYCGAPAAQEAFRAAREAVEEWESTQTD, encoded by the coding sequence GTGTCGAAGGAAGATAGGGAAAATGGCCTGCGTGTTCGCACCGAAGTGATGGGGGAGGCTTTTGTCAGTCGTGCGATGGCCGGTGCCAGCGATTTTACCCAGCCAATGCAGGACTGGCTGAACGAGCACGCCTGGGGCTCCACCTGGCAGCGCGAGGGCTTGCCGCGCCAGACACGCAGCCTGGTGACGATTGCGATGCTGGCCGCGCTGAAGGCGCCCACCGAGCTGAAGGGACATGTGCACGGGGCGCTGCGCAACGGCTGCAGCGTAACGGACATTCAGGAGGTTCTGCTGCAATCCCTGATCTATTGCGGCGCGCCGGCGGCGCAGGAGGCGTTTCGCGCAGCCCGCGAGGCGGTCGAGGAGTGGGAGTCGACGCAAACGGACTAA
- a CDS encoding class II 3-deoxy-7-phosphoheptulonate synthase, giving the protein MQDWSPSSWREKPIVQQPTYTDPRAVAAVEDELSALPPLVFAGEIRSLHAQLANVAEGRAFLLQGGDCAESFSEFNANKIRDTFQLLLQMAVVLTFAGSCPVVKIGRMAGQFAKPRSADMETRGGIELPSYRGDIINDIEFTAAARIPDPQRLLRAYHQSSSTLNLLRAFAQGGFADLHQVHRWNLGFVEKSPLGEKYQHLADQIDQTLAFMEACGVHAQNTPQIKETSLYTSHEALLLGYEQALTRRDSQTNDWYDCSAHMLWIGDRTRQPDHAHVEFLRGVKNPIGIKVGPSTNTDDLLRLLDILNPQNQPGRITLIARMGADKILEKLPPLVRAVQMAGRTVVWSSDPMHGNTTTASSGYKTRSVEAILREIKGFFEVHNAEGTHAGGVHFEMTGQNVTECVGGAFQITEEGLADRYQTQCDPRLNGEQALELAFLIADTLKHARSSSR; this is encoded by the coding sequence ATGCAAGACTGGAGCCCCAGCAGCTGGCGCGAGAAGCCCATCGTGCAGCAGCCGACCTACACCGACCCCCGTGCCGTCGCCGCCGTGGAAGACGAACTGAGCGCATTGCCACCGCTGGTGTTTGCCGGCGAAATTCGCTCACTCCATGCCCAGCTGGCCAATGTCGCCGAAGGCCGTGCCTTCTTGCTGCAGGGCGGCGACTGCGCCGAAAGCTTCTCCGAGTTCAATGCCAACAAAATCCGCGACACCTTCCAGCTGTTGCTGCAAATGGCTGTGGTCCTCACGTTCGCCGGCAGCTGCCCGGTGGTCAAGATCGGCCGCATGGCAGGCCAGTTTGCCAAGCCCCGCTCCGCCGATATGGAAACCCGTGGCGGCATTGAGCTGCCGAGTTACCGCGGTGATATCATCAACGATATCGAGTTCACCGCTGCCGCGCGCATTCCGGACCCGCAACGCCTGCTGCGCGCCTACCACCAGTCTTCGTCCACCCTGAACCTGCTGCGCGCCTTTGCCCAGGGCGGCTTTGCCGACCTGCACCAGGTACACCGCTGGAACCTGGGTTTTGTCGAGAAGAGCCCGCTGGGTGAAAAATACCAGCACCTGGCCGACCAGATCGACCAGACTCTGGCCTTTATGGAAGCCTGCGGCGTGCATGCCCAGAACACTCCGCAGATCAAGGAAACCTCGCTCTACACCTCTCACGAGGCCTTGCTGCTGGGCTACGAACAGGCCCTGACCCGCCGCGACAGCCAGACCAACGACTGGTATGACTGCTCTGCCCACATGCTGTGGATCGGCGATCGCACGCGCCAGCCGGATCATGCCCATGTCGAGTTCCTGCGCGGCGTGAAGAACCCGATTGGTATCAAGGTGGGCCCCAGCACCAATACTGATGATCTGCTGCGCCTGCTGGACATCCTGAACCCGCAGAACCAGCCGGGCCGCATCACCCTGATTGCGCGCATGGGCGCTGACAAGATCCTCGAAAAACTGCCGCCACTGGTACGCGCCGTCCAGATGGCCGGCCGCACCGTGGTCTGGAGTTCAGACCCGATGCACGGCAACACCACTACGGCATCAAGCGGTTACAAGACCCGCAGCGTCGAGGCCATCCTGCGGGAGATCAAGGGCTTTTTCGAGGTGCATAACGCCGAAGGCACCCACGCCGGTGGCGTACATTTCGAGATGACCGGGCAGAACGTCACCGAGTGTGTCGGCGGCGCCTTCCAGATCACCGAAGAAGGCCTGGCGGATCGGTACCAGACCCAGTGCGACCCGCGCCTCAACGGCGAGCAGGCACTGGAACTGGCATTCCTGATTGCCGACACCCTCAAGCACGCACGGAGCTCAAGCCGGTGA
- a CDS encoding YqcC family protein, which translates to MTQHQQLHHLLRQIEQELQALQLWQQVAPSREALGSTEPFCVDTLSFCEWLQWIMLPRFDDMIRQQQPLPGSSDIAAMAEEAFKGVSADTSTLLGLMHQVDSTLRRVH; encoded by the coding sequence GTGACACAGCACCAACAGCTGCATCACCTGCTGCGACAGATCGAACAGGAGCTGCAGGCACTGCAGCTCTGGCAGCAAGTGGCCCCCAGCCGCGAAGCGCTCGGCAGTACCGAGCCGTTCTGCGTCGATACCCTGAGCTTTTGCGAATGGCTGCAGTGGATCATGCTGCCGCGTTTTGATGACATGATCCGCCAACAGCAGCCATTGCCAGGCAGCAGCGACATTGCCGCCATGGCCGAAGAGGCCTTCAAGGGCGTGAGTGCGGACACCAGCACCCTGCTTGGCCTGATGCACCAGGTCGACAGCACCCTGCGCCGGGTACACTGA
- a CDS encoding cation:proton antiporter domain-containing protein, with translation MEQGFFHQFLTIIAAAVVVISLFRRLGLPPILGYVCVGTLLGPYALGLVSNDDSIALLSELGVVFLLFMLGLEFSLPRMIAMRRTVFGLGSLQVLGTTALIMGLATLAGLPFAASLIVAGALALSSTAIVTRELIGRSEINALHGRLSVGILIFQDLAAVFFLILVPTLGSDHSSLDLQALIPTLLQGGAILVVLLVFGRTLLPRLLNEVAKSRSDELFVLTTLVAALTAAWLTHAAGLSMALGGFLAGMMLGESRYRHQLEADIRPFRDVLLGLFFVSVGMQLNLTALAQNGHWVLLLTLGLLLLKGSLIALAAWLLQRDLPNALRAGICLAQGGEFGFALLTLASSHQLIGSELHAQVVAIIILSMLATPLLIRFSASLSRRIHSPRTSSAEPALSAPLPADLEEMSDHVILCGYGRVGQVITRFLQPLQIPYITIDSDPRRVQQAAAAGERIYYGDARRTDLLKTLGSSRARLLILTFPSDNDALSALHGLKHHFPDLPVLVRTQDDSRLQELQDAGATEVIPEALEGSLMLVSHVLTLLDIPRDAINSHIDQVRQERYRLLHGYYQGGQPKRDPARAEILHPVVLPPGCHGAGHSLNELHIGAEVESIRRGDALLSGISMDTQLADNDIVILRGSVRAVERAEAILLAG, from the coding sequence ATGGAACAGGGCTTTTTCCATCAGTTTCTGACCATTATTGCCGCCGCTGTTGTCGTTATCAGCCTGTTTCGCCGCCTGGGCCTGCCACCCATTCTGGGTTACGTCTGTGTCGGCACTCTGCTGGGGCCCTACGCCCTGGGGCTGGTCAGCAACGATGACAGTATCGCGCTGCTGAGCGAACTGGGTGTCGTCTTTCTGCTGTTCATGCTCGGGCTGGAGTTTTCCCTGCCCCGCATGATTGCCATGCGCCGCACGGTGTTTGGCCTGGGCTCCCTCCAGGTGCTGGGCACCACGGCGCTGATCATGGGCCTGGCCACGCTCGCCGGCCTGCCGTTCGCTGCCAGTCTGATTGTCGCCGGCGCCCTGGCGCTATCCTCCACGGCCATTGTCACCCGCGAGCTGATAGGTCGCAGTGAAATCAACGCCCTGCACGGACGCCTGTCCGTGGGCATACTGATCTTTCAGGACCTGGCCGCCGTCTTTTTCCTGATCCTGGTACCCACCCTGGGCAGCGATCACTCCTCCCTCGACCTGCAGGCTCTGATTCCGACCCTGCTGCAGGGCGGGGCCATCCTGGTGGTGCTGCTGGTGTTTGGCCGCACTCTGCTGCCGCGCCTGCTCAACGAGGTCGCCAAATCCCGCTCCGACGAGCTCTTCGTGCTGACAACCCTGGTGGCCGCCCTGACTGCCGCCTGGCTAACCCACGCCGCGGGACTTTCCATGGCCCTTGGAGGTTTTCTGGCCGGCATGATGCTGGGGGAAAGCCGCTACCGGCATCAGCTCGAAGCCGATATCCGGCCTTTTCGGGATGTGCTGCTGGGGCTGTTTTTCGTCTCGGTAGGCATGCAGCTGAACCTGACGGCACTGGCGCAGAACGGCCACTGGGTGCTGCTACTGACTCTGGGCCTGCTGCTGCTCAAAGGCAGCCTGATTGCCCTGGCAGCCTGGCTGCTGCAACGCGACCTCCCCAATGCACTGCGTGCCGGCATCTGTCTGGCCCAGGGTGGCGAGTTCGGCTTCGCCCTGCTGACCCTCGCCTCCAGTCACCAGTTGATCGGCAGTGAGCTGCACGCCCAGGTCGTGGCCATTATTATTCTCAGCATGCTGGCCACCCCGTTGCTGATCCGTTTCAGCGCCAGCCTGAGCCGGCGCATACACAGTCCCCGCACAAGTTCTGCCGAGCCCGCCCTGAGCGCGCCCTTGCCGGCAGACCTGGAGGAGATGTCCGATCACGTGATCCTGTGTGGTTACGGCCGCGTCGGCCAGGTCATCACCCGCTTCCTGCAGCCACTGCAGATTCCCTATATCACCATCGACAGCGATCCGCGGCGCGTACAGCAGGCTGCTGCCGCCGGCGAGCGCATCTACTACGGCGATGCCAGACGTACGGACTTGCTGAAGACGCTGGGTTCCAGTCGGGCACGCCTGCTGATTCTGACCTTCCCCAGCGACAACGATGCCCTGAGCGCCCTCCATGGCCTCAAGCACCACTTCCCGGATTTGCCTGTCCTGGTGCGCACCCAGGACGACAGTCGCCTGCAGGAACTGCAGGACGCTGGCGCCACCGAGGTCATCCCGGAAGCCCTGGAAGGCAGCCTGATGCTGGTGTCCCATGTATTGACGCTGCTGGATATTCCCCGCGATGCCATCAATTCGCACATCGACCAGGTCCGCCAGGAACGCTACCGGCTGCTACACGGCTACTACCAGGGTGGACAGCCCAAGCGGGACCCAGCCCGGGCCGAAATCCTGCACCCGGTGGTACTGCCGCCGGGCTGCCATGGTGCCGGACACAGCCTGAACGAGCTGCATATCGGGGCTGAAGTGGAGTCGATACGCCGGGGTGACGCGCTGCTCAGCGGTATCAGCATGGACACCCAGCTGGCGGACAATGACATTGTCATACTGCGCGGTAGCGTGCGGGCGGTGGAACGGGCCGAAGCCATCTTGCTGGCGGGCTGA
- a CDS encoding DUF3549 family protein — translation MDPIQSLLDLIQQTGARCRLFDMGRRVSKLSSDTFGRVEQGQVAYPQPYLHHAWIGLLLWHPKEAERNAVWFLKLPLDEQGLLIQAVRDDLLQRLLKNISGLLDGGPDALKDNPFSFKPDGEKMAVFHAHANQALGLPASLHYEYAQQYFAGQIGYEHWPNLGLQGIADLVVRLDQGSNEALLINALPQLPDEPLKALCRALEHVEPGHRLLQALQPRLEQSLAHRGDDRGILAALVRAISNSRSDSLRQACLTQVLASERSRETEVLVALATRCCESLKNPALLQAFLERLAAGEPGQNGFSRILADLMFMPTLRRPIMQAFRNPERSETLSAAIGAMFGSGFSSH, via the coding sequence GTGGACCCTATTCAATCGTTACTGGACCTGATTCAACAGACCGGCGCGCGCTGTCGCCTGTTCGACATGGGCCGGCGGGTCAGCAAGCTGTCCAGCGACACCTTCGGGCGCGTCGAACAGGGCCAGGTCGCCTACCCTCAGCCCTACCTGCACCATGCCTGGATAGGCCTGCTGCTGTGGCACCCCAAAGAAGCCGAACGCAATGCCGTCTGGTTCCTCAAGCTGCCACTGGACGAACAGGGCTTGCTGATTCAGGCCGTGCGCGACGACCTGCTGCAGCGCCTGCTGAAAAACATTAGCGGCCTGCTTGATGGTGGACCGGACGCTCTCAAGGACAACCCTTTTTCCTTCAAGCCCGATGGCGAAAAGATGGCTGTCTTCCATGCCCATGCCAACCAGGCACTGGGGCTGCCGGCCTCCCTGCATTACGAATATGCCCAACAGTACTTTGCCGGCCAGATTGGCTATGAACACTGGCCCAACCTGGGCCTGCAGGGCATCGCGGACCTGGTGGTCAGGCTGGACCAGGGTAGCAACGAAGCCTTGCTGATCAACGCCCTGCCCCAGCTGCCCGACGAACCCCTGAAAGCCCTGTGCCGTGCCCTCGAACATGTGGAGCCCGGCCATCGCCTGCTGCAGGCACTGCAACCACGGCTGGAACAGAGCCTGGCCCACCGCGGTGATGATCGGGGGATACTGGCGGCACTGGTGCGTGCAATTTCCAACAGCCGCAGCGACAGTCTCCGGCAGGCCTGCCTGACACAGGTGCTGGCGAGCGAACGTTCACGGGAAACGGAAGTGCTGGTCGCGCTGGCAACGCGCTGCTGCGAGAGCCTGAAAAACCCGGCCCTGTTGCAGGCCTTTCTGGAGCGCCTGGCAGCGGGAGAGCCGGGCCAGAACGGTTTTTCGCGCATCCTCGCCGACCTGATGTTCATGCCTACGCTGCGCCGTCCCATCATGCAGGCGTTCCGCAATCCCGAGCGCAGCGAAACGCTGTCAGCCGCCATCGGCGCCATGTTCGGCAGCGGCTTTTCCAGCCACTAG
- a CDS encoding replication protein P gives MPLETKALVNMLFARFMAIYGHKFKSCFETQDEIRIAKREWALSLRGYGERELVPAIDQCKETLAWMPTISEFLKILHEQEGNFGLPGVLRAYEEACLHADRPTRHDWSHPAVYQAGRATGWFRLRSEEQRKVLPDFRYNYEVMSRRVREGEDLSVPVAVALPDGRSNTLVAFIQRWGEEQALAPEVAATLLYYLTKPRGSRVRELYRIEAAKKVQQLGLKLELPQDYQ, from the coding sequence TTGCCGCTGGAAACCAAGGCGCTGGTGAACATGCTGTTTGCGCGCTTTATGGCCATCTACGGCCACAAGTTCAAAAGCTGCTTCGAAACCCAGGATGAAATTCGCATTGCCAAGCGTGAGTGGGCGCTGAGCCTGCGCGGCTATGGCGAGCGCGAGCTGGTGCCGGCCATCGATCAGTGCAAGGAGACCCTGGCCTGGATGCCGACCATCTCCGAGTTTCTCAAGATCCTGCATGAGCAGGAGGGCAACTTCGGCCTGCCCGGCGTCCTGCGAGCCTATGAGGAAGCCTGTTTGCATGCGGACCGCCCGACGCGTCACGACTGGTCCCACCCGGCGGTGTACCAGGCCGGGCGTGCCACCGGCTGGTTCCGGTTGCGCAGCGAAGAACAGCGCAAGGTGTTGCCGGATTTTCGCTACAACTACGAGGTGATGTCCCGCCGTGTGCGCGAGGGGGAAGACCTGAGCGTACCTGTGGCAGTGGCATTGCCGGATGGGCGCAGCAACACGCTGGTGGCCTTTATTCAGCGCTGGGGGGAAGAGCAGGCACTGGCGCCGGAAGTGGCGGCCACCTTGCTGTATTACCTCACCAAGCCCAGGGGCTCGCGGGTACGGGAGCTGTACCGGATCGAGGCCGCGAAGAAAGTCCAGCAGCTTGGCCTCAAGCTCGAGCTGCCGCAGGATTACCAGTAA
- a CDS encoding DnaT-like ssDNA-binding domain-containing protein, with translation MGYCFPEQPILFYPSLARRIGSDEALLLAIYHDRARSSGRGESAELVLSRAQWLKVADFWDEAYLRSVTESLVRQGCIRGSVDSALVRLSLLSRTESVEPAVAAPAGQDAVVAEAVVEVAAADAAGDELPLSPAISAAGGASDLSGAGWNDGYGPEFAPAAAPWPEPIRQAQPVPAEPLSRLDVRDTPPRPLTRQALRAQPQTLQARGPAPTFGGASGWRRHKDELQMLFEQHEERNQQLKPMQLGWRPSETFFALLPRHSISEEYAEGLLDEFVLYWLDKDRKETNWDQKFLAWVKREWVRKQTREGRDSSADKERQTGFNNENTRRDTREKRKQVTAAIMDIRDTDW, from the coding sequence ATGGGTTATTGCTTCCCCGAACAACCGATTCTGTTTTACCCCTCTTTGGCCCGTCGCATCGGTAGCGATGAAGCCCTGTTGCTGGCCATCTATCACGATCGAGCCCGCAGCAGCGGGCGCGGCGAAAGCGCCGAACTGGTGCTCAGTCGCGCCCAGTGGCTAAAAGTCGCCGACTTCTGGGACGAGGCCTACCTGCGCAGTGTCACCGAGAGTCTGGTGCGCCAGGGCTGTATTCGAGGGTCGGTCGACAGCGCGCTGGTGCGGCTCAGCCTGTTGTCCCGGACCGAGTCTGTCGAGCCGGCGGTTGCCGCACCTGCCGGGCAGGATGCCGTGGTGGCTGAGGCCGTCGTCGAGGTGGCGGCCGCTGATGCCGCGGGGGACGAGCTTCCCCTGTCGCCGGCGATTTCCGCCGCCGGTGGTGCGAGCGATCTGTCCGGGGCTGGCTGGAACGACGGCTATGGTCCTGAATTTGCACCCGCCGCGGCCCCGTGGCCTGAGCCGATACGCCAGGCTCAGCCCGTGCCGGCAGAGCCGCTCAGTCGGCTGGATGTACGCGATACGCCGCCCAGACCCTTGACGCGCCAGGCATTGCGGGCACAACCGCAAACGCTTCAGGCCCGGGGGCCGGCGCCCACCTTTGGTGGTGCCAGCGGCTGGCGGCGTCACAAGGACGAGTTGCAGATGCTGTTCGAGCAGCACGAAGAGCGTAACCAGCAGCTCAAGCCCATGCAGCTCGGCTGGCGCCCGTCCGAAACCTTCTTTGCGCTGCTGCCACGGCACAGTATCAGCGAGGAGTATGCCGAAGGCCTGCTCGACGAGTTTGTGCTCTACTGGCTCGACAAGGATCGCAAGGAAACCAACTGGGATCAGAAATTTCTCGCCTGGGTAAAGCGGGAATGGGTACGCAAGCAAACCCGCGAAGGCCGGGACAGCAGCGCCGACAAAGAGCGACAGACAGGTTTTAACAATGAAAACACCCGCCGAGATACTCGGGAAAAACGCAAGCAGGTTACCGCAGCAATCATGGACATCCGCGACACCGACTGGTAA
- a CDS encoding CBS domain-containing protein — MLRSVKASDYMARDLVTFSPDTDLFQAIQQLLQRKISGAPVVNEEGVLVGMLSEVDCLRAILTLTYHEEEFGGKVAQYMSQDLCTIEYDADIIKVAEAFIRNGMRRLPVVQRGKLVGQISRRDVLRAVEVFAQNG; from the coding sequence ATGCTCAGATCCGTCAAGGCTTCGGATTACATGGCCCGGGACCTGGTGACCTTTTCACCGGATACCGATCTGTTTCAGGCAATCCAGCAGTTGTTGCAAAGGAAAATCAGCGGCGCTCCGGTGGTGAATGAGGAGGGTGTGCTGGTGGGCATGCTGTCGGAGGTTGATTGCCTGCGCGCGATCCTTACGCTGACCTACCATGAAGAGGAGTTTGGCGGTAAGGTTGCGCAATACATGTCGCAGGATCTCTGTACCATCGAGTATGATGCCGATATCATCAAGGTCGCCGAGGCCTTTATCCGTAATGGCATGCGCCGTTTGCCCGTCGTGCAGCGTGGCAAACTGGTTGGACAGATCAGCCGGCGCGATGTGCTGCGTGCGGTGGAAGTCTTTGCCCAGAATGGCTGA